CTAAAACAGACCAGAGCACTCTCTTCCTCCACCAAGTTCTGGACGAAAACCCGATAATTTTGCGAACCCAATAAGATAACCGAATCCCAAACTACCTCTAAGCGCTCCGGCTTTTTGGTATAAAAGGGAAGTTCCGGATCCCCCAAAAGGTTCCATTCCTGATAGCGAACTTGGTTGTGATATAAAGAATCTAAATAAAACTTTGCCCTTTTTAAGGCATCACCAAGGGCATGAATCCGATGAAAGAAAAAGGCATCAAATAAAGCCTTACTCACCACCCCCCGATAGAGAGAGACGCCACTGCCGGTATTAGTAGAGCCGAATACCGCTAAGGCACCAGTCAAAGAATCGGGCTTCCCCTTTCTCTGCCAACCCTCACAAACCATTGACTCATTAGCGGCAAAGGTCATTGTCTGGCAGGTGGCAGAAATAATAATGGGTAATTTATTTAAGTTCCGGCAAAGGTCTGGATTACAGGCAAAAGGTGACCACCAGTTGGAAACCCCTTGCCCCCGATAGACAACAAAAGAACGACCTTCATTGACCGCGGCAATGACATTATTCGCATTGTGCCCCTGTAAGTTAATAAAACTATCGGTCTGGATAAAACCATAACTTAAAACCAAATTTCTGATATAGCGAGCATCCGCCTGATAATAAGGGTCAGGGGGATTATCCTCCCTCACAACCGTTGTCCCTTTCAAAAACCAAGAGGAATCACCGGAGAGGTAAGGATTTTTCTCATAAGTGATACTCTTTAAGACCATAACTGAACATTGCCTTGGGGTATTACAGGAGAAGCGACCAACTGATAACTCCTCTTTATAATCACCCGTCATATTCCCATAATAGTCATCGTAGCGGCTATTATAACTTCTTAAGTAGTTACCACTGCCAACTAAAAGGATATATTCCGGTTTTATTGGCCAGGTATTATAGGCGTTTAAGATGTAATTCCGGATAGAATCCGGAGTTCGCCCGGTGACACTCAAGGGAACAATTTTCGTTGGCAAACCCTTCTTTATCTTCCATTCTGCCAAAGGGGTAATGGCGGGGATAAAATTCTCATGGCTGATAATTAAATATCTTGCCCCTTCCTGGCTGTATGCCCAAAGAAAAAGAAAGAGAATTAAAAATCTTTTCATAATTAATTATAGAAAAATAAAGAGGACAATCAAGTCTCCTCCGGAATTGGCTCCGTAGTCAATTCCGGATAATCTTCCCTGAGCCAGGATTTGACATCGGTCGTTCGGTAAAGCATTCGGCGGTATGATAAGTTAAGAATCAAGAGGGGGATCCCCGTAACGATAAGACTTTTTCTGGCATGCCAAAGGCGCTTAAAGATTGAGGAATAAGAATAGAAATTCCACCAGGTCCAATCCAGACCTTCCTGTAACTCCTCCACGGTCATATTCTTTGGCTTAAATACCGTATGGCCACAGTCATACAGCCGCCAGTTAGTAGTGATGATCCTCCCTTCTTCTCTCAGTTTTCTCTCTAACCTTGTCCCGGGATAGGGCGTCAGAATACCAAAGGATGCCAAAGCTAAATTATTCTCCTTGGCGAAACTTAAAGTCTTTTCAAAGACCGATTTATCGTCGGTATCCAGACCGAAGATAAAAGAACCTTCAATCATAATCCCTTCGTCTTGGATCTTTTTTATCTTATCCGCCATATCCTTAACCTTTTGGAAGGATTTATTTAACTCCTTCAAACCAGCATCGCTCACCGATTCCAAACCGATAAAGAGGCCATAGCAACCACTCCTCCTTGCCAATTTTAATAATTCCGGGTCATCGGCGATAGAAAGATCCGCTTCTCCCAGCCATTTCTTTTTTAAGGGGATAAGTTCGGAAAATAACCTTTTGGCATAGCGTTTATCCCCTGCGATGTTGTCATCAACAAAGACGATGAGGGGGCGGTCAACCTCTTCAATCTCTTTAATCACCAATTCAACTGGCCGCTTCCGGTAATAGTTGCCGAAGAGGAGATGGGCGGAGCAGAAATCACAATTGAAAGGACAACCCCTCGTGATCTGGAAGACGGAAGTGAGAAGATAACCCTTATTTTTAAAGATCTCCCTCCTCGGGAAAGGGATATCTTCCATTCTCACCTTCTCTTTTGCCTGGTAGATTGGTTTCAATTCCTTATTTTGAAAATCCCTAATCACCTCCTGCCAAACATACTCCGCCTCCCCAATCACCACGCTATCCCCATACCGTAAGGCTTCGTTTGGTAAGAGAGAGGGGTGGATTCCTCCCAAGACCACCTTTGCCCCCCTCTTTTTATATTCCTTCGCTATCTGATAAGCCCGAGGGGCGGTAACCGTCATTGTGGTGATCCCCACCAGGTCGGCACCGGTGTCAAAGTTTAAGTCCATTAGATTCTCATCGTAATAGTTAACTTCAATCTCGGGTGGGGTCAAAGCGGCCAAAATCCCTAAGGATAATTGGGGTACCCGAAAAGCCTTCCCTTTCATTCGCCGCTTCTTTTCGTCTTCAAAAGAAGGGACAATCAAATCAATTCTCATCTTTAGCCTTTGGCGACCACCAAGCCGTATACCTCCTTTGCTCCGTTCTCCCTTAAAACCTTTGCCGCGGCCGAGAGGGTGGCACCGGTGGTGGTGACATCATCAATCAAAGTAATCTCCTTCCCTTTAATCTCATAACCGGCCCGGAGAGTGAAGGCGTCTTCTATATTTTCAAATCGTTTTTCGGGTGAAATGTCTACTTGACTCTTTGTATTCTTCTGGCGTTGGAGGCAGAAAGCGATGGGGATTTTGGTCCTCTCTGCTACCCGTCGCGCCAGAATCTCCGATTGGTTATAACCCCGCTCCCGCCTCCTCGCCGGATGAAGAGGGATCGGTACTAAAAAATCACTCCTCTTTAAGACCGGATCATAACTTAAAAGTAAGGACAAGGCATCCCCTAAAATTCTCCCCAACCTCACCTTTCCATAATACTTAAACTCTTCAAGAATCCCCTTAAAAGGTTCTTGGTATAAGCCTAACGCCCGGATCCGTCTCAAATTCAATTTCGGCCGGCATTCCCCGCATCTCTTAAAATAAGGAACCGGTCGGCCACACCTTGGACAGACTGCCAGAGAAGAGGTGAATAATCTTTGGTAGCAGGTAAGGCATAAAAGATTTTCCTCTTCTTCAAACTCCTTTCCGCAGCCCGGGCAGATTGGGGGATAAAAGAAACTTAGGAGATGGGAAAATAGTGAGCGAAAATTTTTAAGCATATTCCCCTTTTTGGAAACGGATTAATAAAATGAAGCCAATGACAATTAAACCAACGGCGATAGCCTGGTTCGTCCAGAAGTTGGCTAAGTTCTCGTAATAGCGGATAAAGTCAATTAAAAACCGGAAAGAGGCATAAATGATCATCGTAAGAGCAAAAACCATCCCTGGTTTTAACCTCCTCTTTTCTAAGAAGAAGATGATAAAGAGAAATAGTATTAAGCCAAAAAGGGAAGAGTACAATTGGGTGGGGTAGACCTTTTCAAAGATACCCGCGGGTGAACTCTTGGGAAATTTTATTCCGCAAAAGGAAGCGGTCGGTTTGCCAAAACAACAGCCGTTAAGGAAACAGCCAATCCGAGTAAAGAATTCACCCAGTGCCAGGGCGGGGGAGGAGGCATCAAGCATCTTTCTTAGAGGTAGTCTTCTCTTTCTCACATAATAAATGCCGGAGAGAAGTCCACCCCCAAATCCACCAAAAAACATCAGCCCACCTAGACCACCGCGCCAGAAGGCGAAGATGCCGATAATATCATTTTCAAACTCCGACCAGTGGAGGAAAACATATAATAACCGAGAACCGATGATGGCGCCAAAAAGGATATGAAGGGCAAGATTGGAAATTAATTCTTCTTTTACCCCAAACTTTTTTGCCCGGGCTGAGGTCAGTTTAATCCCCAAGAGGAAAGAGATAAAAAGCATTAAGCCGTAGGAGTAGAGATTAAATCGCCCGAGGCGGAGAATTATGGGATACATTTCTTACTTTAATTCATTTATCCCATTTGTCAAGTATTTTTATTGACATCTCCCCTTTTTCTTATATATTTCTTTATGGAATTAAAGGTTAAGTATGGAGAATCTTTTGAATTAGTGAAATTGCCCGCGGGGGTGGAGGTTAAGGTTTTGTCCCAAAAAGGAGATCGCGCAAAAAAAGATTTAGAACCGTTGGTAAAAAAATTGAAAGAAGGGGTGCGGGATTTCCTCTCGGATGCCAATTCGCTTCTCATAATTGTCAATGATTATACCCGACCGACCCCAACCGAAATGATTATCTCCCATTTAGAGGAAGAGATAAGGGGTAAGGAATTTTCTTTCCTTATCGCCCTCGGCTCCCACCGCCCTCCCAAAAAGGAGGAGTACGAAAGGATATTTGGTAAATTTTATCATCCCTATCAAGAACGAATTGTCTGCCACGATGCCAAAGACCGGGGAAAATTAGTCTTTTTAGGCAAAACCTCTTTTGGTACCCCGGTGGCATTAAACGAATTGCTCTTTAAGCACAAGAAGATTATGGTGATCAACTCAGTTGAACCCCATTATTTTGCTGGATTCACGGGGGGAAGGAAGAGTTTTGTTCCTGGAGTGGCGGGATACGAGACGATCACCTTAAATCATAAACTCTCCCTCTCGCCAAAAGCCAAGACCTTAAATTTAATTGACAATCCGGTCTCTCGGGATATGGAAGAAGTCTCTTTAATGGTCCCGAGACCGATTTTCTCTATCCAATTGGTTATTGACCAGAATAAGAATTTAAGGGATATCAAATTTGGTGAACTCTCGGAATCTTTCTTAGCCGGGGTAAAAGAGGCGGAGGGGACATTCTGTTTGCCGATTGAAAAACTTTATGACGTTGTTTTAGCCTTAGTCCAACCTCCCTACGATGTTGACCTTTACCAAAGTCAAAAGGCATTGGAAAATGCCAAACTGGGGGTAAAGGAAGGAGGGGTGATAATTTTGGTTTCTTCCTGTCGGGAAGGGGTTGGGGATGATGAGTTTATTCGGGTGATGAGGGGAGGGAAAAGTCCGAAGGAGGTAATTGCTGAGATTGAGAAGAACTTTGTCTTGGGGGCACACAAGTCGGCAAAATTGGCGGAGTTGGTGAGTCGATTTGAGGTTTTAGCCGTTGTCCCAATCAGTGAGGATATTATTAACTCTTTATTTATGAAAAGGATGGGCAGTATCTCTGAGGCTTTTGATCATTGCCTGAGGAAATTTGGTAGGTCATTTTCTCTTCTCTTCTTACCGGATGCCAGTTTGGTAACACCGATTTTTCGCACCTCTTAATTGATGAGGGTATATCGTTATTGCTTCCTGTTCCTCTTAATCCTTAGGTTGAGCGCCCATCCTCCTGCTTATAATCCCTTAACCATTGGTGCCAACTTCCTTTTGGATGGTTATAAAAAACTCCTCTCCCCCTTACAAGGGAAAGATATCTGCTTTTTCTCTCCTACCTGTTCCCGTTACGCCAAAGCGGCGATAAATCGTTATAACTTTTTTTGGGGGCTAATAATGACCGCGGACCGCTTGGAAAGATGTAATCCTTTTGCTTTGCTTTACGCCCAGGACTTTTATTCCGGAGAAAAAGAGGGAAAAATCTTTGACCCCCCGGAAAGACATTTTCTCGGCTCGGTCAAGGAAAGGGAAAGTGTGGATTTTGATATCTGGTTGATTACCCTTGACACCTTTCGCTTTCTCTTTCCCGGTGAGCCCTATGATTTAGCCTTCGCGGACTTTCTTTATACCGAAAAAGAATTTTCCTTGGCGTTGGCGGAATACTTAAAGATAAAGTTTTGGACGAATGACGAACGGATTAGAGAATACGCAAAGGTGATGAGTGGCGAATGCTATTCCAAACTGGGGAATTATGGTAATGCCCGGAAAGAAGTGGAAGGGTTGGCGAATAAGGGGTTGCGGATGCTGATGCGGGGAAGAGTTCTCTTAGCGGAAGGGAAATACGATTCTGCCCGTTCCCAACTCTTTTATATCAAAGATGAGAGGTTAAAAAATACCGCCCAATTCCTCTATGGTCTCTCTTATCTCTACGAAGGTAACTTAGAGAGGTTCTTTTCTTATTTTCCGATGAAGAACTTATCTTTACCCAAAAGGAAATCGCCCCTCCTTTCCGGCCTCTTCTCTTTTCTTTTGCCCGGTGCCGGACAGGTCTATACCAACCGCGCGGGGGATGGTCTCTATTCCCTTTTTGTGGTCGGCACATTGGCGGGGATAAGTTATCA
The candidate division WOR-3 bacterium genome window above contains:
- a CDS encoding radical SAM protein → MRIDLIVPSFEDEKKRRMKGKAFRVPQLSLGILAALTPPEIEVNYYDENLMDLNFDTGADLVGITTMTVTAPRAYQIAKEYKKRGAKVVLGGIHPSLLPNEALRYGDSVVIGEAEYVWQEVIRDFQNKELKPIYQAKEKVRMEDIPFPRREIFKNKGYLLTSVFQITRGCPFNCDFCSAHLLFGNYYRKRPVELVIKEIEEVDRPLIVFVDDNIAGDKRYAKRLFSELIPLKKKWLGEADLSIADDPELLKLARRSGCYGLFIGLESVSDAGLKELNKSFQKVKDMADKIKKIQDEGIMIEGSFIFGLDTDDKSVFEKTLSFAKENNLALASFGILTPYPGTRLERKLREEGRIITTNWRLYDCGHTVFKPKNMTVEELQEGLDWTWWNFYSYSSIFKRLWHARKSLIVTGIPLLILNLSYRRMLYRTTDVKSWLREDYPELTTEPIPEET
- a CDS encoding ComF family protein, which produces MLKNFRSLFSHLLSFFYPPICPGCGKEFEEEENLLCLTCYQRLFTSSLAVCPRCGRPVPYFKRCGECRPKLNLRRIRALGLYQEPFKGILEEFKYYGKVRLGRILGDALSLLLSYDPVLKRSDFLVPIPLHPARRRERGYNQSEILARRVAERTKIPIAFCLQRQKNTKSQVDISPEKRFENIEDAFTLRAGYEIKGKEITLIDDVTTTGATLSAAAKVLRENGAKEVYGLVVAKG
- a CDS encoding prolipoprotein diacylglyceryl transferase family protein produces the protein MYPIILRLGRFNLYSYGLMLFISFLLGIKLTSARAKKFGVKEELISNLALHILFGAIIGSRLLYVFLHWSEFENDIIGIFAFWRGGLGGLMFFGGFGGGLLSGIYYVRKRRLPLRKMLDASSPALALGEFFTRIGCFLNGCCFGKPTASFCGIKFPKSSPAGIFEKVYPTQLYSSLFGLILFLFIIFFLEKRRLKPGMVFALTMIIYASFRFLIDFIRYYENLANFWTNQAIAVGLIVIGFILLIRFQKGEYA
- the larA gene encoding nickel-dependent lactate racemase, which translates into the protein MELKVKYGESFELVKLPAGVEVKVLSQKGDRAKKDLEPLVKKLKEGVRDFLSDANSLLIIVNDYTRPTPTEMIISHLEEEIRGKEFSFLIALGSHRPPKKEEYERIFGKFYHPYQERIVCHDAKDRGKLVFLGKTSFGTPVALNELLFKHKKIMVINSVEPHYFAGFTGGRKSFVPGVAGYETITLNHKLSLSPKAKTLNLIDNPVSRDMEEVSLMVPRPIFSIQLVIDQNKNLRDIKFGELSESFLAGVKEAEGTFCLPIEKLYDVVLALVQPPYDVDLYQSQKALENAKLGVKEGGVIILVSSCREGVGDDEFIRVMRGGKSPKEVIAEIEKNFVLGAHKSAKLAELVSRFEVLAVVPISEDIINSLFMKRMGSISEAFDHCLRKFGRSFSLLFLPDASLVTPIFRTS
- the yidD gene encoding membrane protein insertion efficiency factor YidD, with the translated sequence MRVYRYCFLFLLILRLSAHPPAYNPLTIGANFLLDGYKKLLSPLQGKDICFFSPTCSRYAKAAINRYNFFWGLIMTADRLERCNPFALLYAQDFYSGEKEGKIFDPPERHFLGSVKERESVDFDIWLITLDTFRFLFPGEPYDLAFADFLYTEKEFSLALAEYLKIKFWTNDERIREYAKVMSGECYSKLGNYGNARKEVEGLANKGLRMLMRGRVLLAEGKYDSARSQLFYIKDERLKNTAQFLYGLSYLYEGNLERFFSYFPMKNLSLPKRKSPLLSGLFSFLLPGAGQVYTNRAGDGLYSLFVVGTLAGISYHYGKEKEKGKFWFFLSLTSLFHLGNVYGAVISAYDYNRYEKKNFIKRWKEKLQEEGYPSWQIDLKGFLLE